TCTGTGCTAGAAGTACTATTGGAAGTAACAAAATTTTGTGATTTATATCTCATGGAACGAGTTCTGGATGATGAAAGCGAGGTGTGTCACTCATTTTGTCTTATCTGACGAACTTAATGGAATTAATTAACAATACTTCTCATTTTATGCTGGCAATCTTCCTACTTTGTCAAAATGTTCTTTACAATCAAATGATTCTATAAATATGAACAAGTTATTGTATAGTTGCTTGAATCAAAAACTCACCCTAGCATGTGAAACTTTAATGGTCATCATTAGTGCTTTTCCAACACACTGTTATTCATTTTAGTCCCTATCAATGTTGTGGAAAAGGCTAAAGTGAATGAAGTTTACAAAGTTTGGGGCCAAAATGAGGATTTTGTGAAGTCAGGTGCTAAAGTGACTAATTCTTACGATTTCAGAAACTAAAGTGGGGGTTTAGGTTTACTCTTGTTTACATCATGGTTATATTAATTTGAACTAGTTGAGATAGTATATATCTTAAAGATGTTAGTATAAGGTACACACTAAAATTTCTCCTAGGTCTAATACTCTCTTGCTTCCTCGTTGTAGTATGTCATATTGCTGAAATGCTTGCTCATTATATATGGACTATTTTTTGCAGAAAAGAGTTCTTGTAGCATTGGAAGAAGCAGGGGTATTCACTTCAGGTGGTCTGGTCAAGGACAAGGTATGTGGATGTTCATAAAACAATTacacttctttttctttgtagaacttaaCAAGTATTTTCCGTTGCGTGAACATCCTTCCGTATGCAATACACATTTTGATGGACGATATGATGGGAGTATCTAttccattttttattcaaaatttaacattatcTATGATGACAGACATCTTGATCTGAGATGTTCTGAGGGACATCCATGCTAATTTAAGAGTGCACCAAGAGAGAGAATCTTTAAGAAaacgttttctgttttcattttcaaattttttgatttggaaaatatgtttagtttgaccttttattttctgttttcagaaaatgaaaatattggaaatatgtttaatttaaccattttcaatgaaagttcatgaaatatttttttatatgaaatttaaaacaaattttgaataataaccTTTTTGTACTCTATTTTGATCTGTGGTACCTATATGCAGGTTCTGTTCTGCAGCACAGAGAATGGGCGGTCATCGTTTGTTCGGCAATTGGAACCTGATTGGCATATTGATTCAAATCCTGAAATTGTCACTCAGTTGGCTGTATGTTTCTATATATCTCAGTTTCATCCATCAATTCAAATTCATGCTCTGATACAATATAGTTATATTGttactgttgttgttgttgaggctATAAGATCACTATGCTTTATTTGTTCTTCTAACGATTTAACAACGGATCATATTGCAGAGGTTTATCAAGTATCAACTTCATGTATCTCCTTACAAAACTGAAAGAACTGCTGCAAATGTGTTCAGTGCTCCATCTCTGGAACAGTTCTTTGGATCCATATGAAACTAAAACCACTACAAATCAGATGTTATTCATAAATATCTCCTAGTTTATTTCTATGTGCATCTTGGTTTCCACATTCACCATATGTTTTTTTCCAGCTTTTCTAGATGTATGAGAACAAGGTTAgattttttttgaagttttaagGTTCTCACTCTAGGTAGGTGAAAGACCTTATGTGTATGATGCTTTGAAGAAgttttactattttcttttttcttctttgttttgaaatttgtgCATTACATTGTATCCCATCCAGACATTTTAAACTGGCAAGGTGACAATTTTTATtagatgtttgttttttgatcaTGTTTCATTACGTTATACCATCATGATTCATGAATAATGTTAGTGACCGTCCTCCAAATGTCAAGTGGCTATGAAAGAAGTTTATTGATTCTTGATTGTACACTTCTTTGGTTACAACTTCTATGCAGGTAAACAATTGCATGTAGTTAAGTTACCCAAAAACTAAACATTGGAACATGTCATAGATTCGTAAAcattttttcccaaaaaaaaaaaaacttttatgcaTGCAGTTAAGTTACCCAAAAACTCaacaaatttactttaatttaaagtaGAAGAGGGTTACATGACATATAAAATCGATGGCATTAACTTggagaaaaaatgttaataatttcaCTTTGGTTTAAATAGAAAGTTAAGTGAAGAAAAGAGTTAAGAAAGTATGAAACTAGaggatataaattataatttactcACAATTTAACTAATAACTTTTTTCATACACAAATCTTGTCTTGGGAAGCCAAAAAAGTATCGTTTATAATGTTTCAGAATTTAATTCAAGATGGTGATTGTGTTAAAATTGttatcaagaaataaaaaaagtttgaagtaaaaataaaataaaattggactGGTTTGATATTAATCTCAATAAGATcaagttgaaaataaatttctctAACTTTTACTTTTTATCCTCGTACAATTTAATTTGGTCTTCATACAAATAGGTTTTCAATTTAGTTCTTTACTCCTCAATCATCTTCAAGGCTGTTTCGGTTGTTATAATATTCCGAGATTGTCATGAATTTACTGTAAAATACacgaatcaaatcaaatttaaaacaattgtaaagtataaaatataaaaatttcaatgtttcTAGTTCTTAcgcataattttttcttattgacaaatattaatttgttataatattaattttgtcagcaaaagaaaataagaaaatggtAGTTCTCAcgcataatatatattttcaacattatataaataaatatttattttcaacataaaaaaaGCTGGTATGATGACATTGAAAACGATCTCACACCcgtaagaattaaattaaaatatttttcaataataatgaaaattaaagaaaggaTAAAGACTTTAAAAATCAGCATCATATTTatccaatatttttaatttaagtcatttaatttattaacaaaacaaagttaaatCACATGGGATGGACCAAAACATAGTACTACTACTAACTACCAATATGATTTCGTATGTTACCACCTGGGAATCTCACTCTCACACTCTTCCAACCTTCAATGGACTCCATTTGCCTATTggcttttattaaatttataatgcaACAAACGTATTCGTCGAAAGGTCCCcttaaaaatcaattcataagaggatggtctggaaaaggtttttatttttttattttcaattttaataattctGTCATTTGTTTATGTTCCATAAAGctgttaaatttatatatacttcATTCAAATTGTTTCAAGAGTTTAATCTTTATACTCTAATTGCCTACTAACTACCTTTGGTATGACTTTCAAGAAAGTTATTCTAAAAGTCCTCTGTAACTCTTATTGTAGATTGAATGAGAATGTAAAAATCCTCTATTACTCTTCTTTTAATATGTATTATAGTATGTGTTTTTTCTGCAATTGGAGAACTGCAGGTTTATATGCAGACATGGACTTCAAAGAGGGGGAACTGGTTCTGAAGGACCCCATGCTTGTAGGAGCTCAACATCCCCTCAACaaggtttgtttttattttcacagtTTTTGTTCTTGTGTAGCCATATTAAAAGCTTTCTGCTCCTTTCTCTTATATTCTACCTTGTTTCGCAGATTGATTGTTTGGTGTGTAGCTTCTGCTTTCGTTTTGTTGGTTCCATAGAACTTCAAATTGGAAGGAAGCTTTACATGCAACAACTGAGGGCCAACGAGAGTCATGGTTGTGATGTGGGAAGCTCTTCGAAACACTGCCATGAAATGGATTCTTCAGATGAAGAGGAGAGCACTCAGCAATGCACTTCTGGTAGTCCCAAAACTAAAGTTCCTCTCCCTGAAGATGTTGTGCAATCTTTAATGAATGGCCAATTGGTGTTGCCTTTCTCCGAGAAGTTCTCCTTGCCGCCAGCTGTTCCATGCCCTGGTGGATGTGGAGAAGCTTACTATTGCGGGTAAGGCTATGGTTGCCTgaagaaaaaatagattatatataatatttttattttgccaATGTTTTCTGCCAAGGAACAGGAATAAATTTGTAGAACTGTAGAAGAGTAAAGCTAATTATAGGTTGAGAGTTTGACACTTTGCAACTTTGATTTTTGTGCATGTATTTAGGATTGTGTTAAAGTATAGAGTAAGCGCACTAAATTATGTACTTATTATCCCCTCAGTCCCTAATTATAAGACTCTATCAACTAATTTGCGCCCTTTAAGAAAAGTATTTAGTTTAATTAACCACATTAAATCTGTGTCAATTAATTGTGCTAGCATtccaaaattttatctttttcttatctttttatccacttttctcattaatatttggacaaagaataattaagtaaggatatgtggaaaaaaaaaatagttaatacatttaaaaattaaaaaagaatcttataaaaagaaataaacaaatttttaaaaagggtCGGGCGGAGGGAGTACTTGACACAATATGGTTTTTAGGCCAGAATTGAAGTACAAGACATAGACCACACTGGGTTTCCCCCTAACATGGAGTCTCCTTCTGCATTCAGCAATTAGTAAAACTACTAACTACCCCACGAATAACCACTCCCCAAGCTCCATACACATAAAGCATTACAGATCACACACTATCTGGCACACTATCTATAGGTGCCTAAATAACtgcataaaaacataaatgatacacaaaaataataactcGGTTCTATAACTACCTAATGACAAATACTGCACAGACACTAACAATTCTGGCCTACTTTTTATCCCTTCTCACGTACACTTTCCAAGGTCTATtagattgaaaaaagaaaaagataaaactttgtTTTTAACTGTAGCTTCCTGTGGTTATTGGGATAATGGGTATGTTCTTGAACTGTTGCACATCATTCTTTTGCGTTCAAAGTATGATGTAATCTCTTCTGATGACGTAGTCAATACCTGTAGCATGTCATGTGCAGAGGTGGATTGGGAATCCTCCCATTCTTTACTCTGTACTGGTGAGAGTTCTGATTCAGCTCGTAGAGAGGCACTCCTTAAATTCATCAAACATGCTAATGTAAGACTCCTTCCTTATGGGTGTGAATATTTCTTAACAATCCAAATGTGTTCTGAAGTCTGACCCTTTTGTTTCATTTCTTGCTGAtttatccttcttttcttttttctcccagAAACAAATGATATATTCCTCCTTGCTGCAAAGGTAAGGTTTAATTTTTCTGAGTTTCATGTCTATCGAATGCTGCTTGAAGAATGCACATGCATGTGTATACTGTTTATGCATGTATATCTGATAACATCACCTGGTATTGTCATCATTAGAGTTCAATAAAGATTACTCTGAAGTAAATGCTGACACATCAAGCaaatcaattagaaaaaaaatctggTGAATATTTTGCTTTCATAACATAAGAGATTGCTTCtttctcaaatttttatggtccttttatctaattattttaCATCTCGCTTTTTATTCTATCTAAGCTAGCCTTTAATTTGACATTAGACATAGACATGGGTGTATTAATAGATGCTCAACTTATTAAATAAGCTATTTTCATTAGTCTTGCATAAATCATCTTTATTAGATTTGTCTGACATGGAGGCCTGGTTGAATTTTGTGACTAGGCCATTTCTTCTACCATGTTAAAGTACCGCAAGTTAAAAGCAGTCAGTCTTGaaaagcaaatgaaacatgatatATCCTGTGTTTCGAACCACTGTAACTTATCTATTCTTTTGGAAGCTTGGAAGCCCATATTGATGGGACACAAGAGAAGGTAGT
The nucleotide sequence above comes from Glycine soja cultivar W05 chromosome 11, ASM419377v2, whole genome shotgun sequence. Encoded proteins:
- the LOC114375332 gene encoding histone-lysine N-methyltransferase ATXR2-like, which codes for MLPPGNLTLTLFQPSMDSICLLAFIKFIMQQTYSSKGPLKNQFIRGWSGKGLYADMDFKEGELVLKDPMLVGAQHPLNKIDCLVCSFCFRFVGSIELQIGRKLYMQQLRANESHGCDVGSSSKHCHEMDSSDEEESTQQCTSGSPKTKVPLPEDVVQSLMNGQLVLPFSEKFSLPPAVPCPGGCGEAYYCGMSCAEVDWESSHSLLCTGESSDSARREALLKFIKHANKQMIYSSLLQRWWDCIALPDDVDSSDEASFRLQIKMLAFESLQLLKKAIFDKECESLFSLEIYGNIIGIFELNNLKKLRKLRNQFWMLLVKSILFIAKELHFFLCKAA